In Micromonospora sp. LH3U1, one genomic interval encodes:
- a CDS encoding SDR family oxidoreductase produces MKIAVLGGTGLIGSQVVKILQTAGHDAVPLSLSTGVDLLTGQGLSEALTGAEVVVNLTNSPTFDDASPAFFQTTMDNLLAAAARAGVGHAVVLSIVGVDQVPDLAYYRAKALQEDILKAGPVPYSIVRATQFFEFIDSILSWTADENTVRLPSAPLQPIAAADVAQAVADVSMGTPLQGIRNIAGPDVFGLDELGRITLAARGDQRTVTTDDSAGMFAAAPSDVLIASDGAVIAPTAYREWLGRQG; encoded by the coding sequence ATGAAGATCGCCGTACTGGGTGGGACCGGTCTCATCGGTTCTCAGGTCGTCAAGATCTTGCAGACGGCCGGGCACGACGCGGTGCCGCTCTCGCTGTCCACCGGGGTGGACCTCCTCACCGGGCAGGGCCTGTCCGAGGCGCTCACCGGCGCCGAGGTCGTCGTCAACCTGACGAACTCACCAACCTTCGACGACGCCTCGCCCGCCTTCTTCCAGACGACCATGGACAACCTGCTGGCCGCTGCCGCCCGTGCGGGCGTCGGCCACGCGGTCGTGCTCTCCATCGTCGGCGTCGACCAGGTGCCCGACCTGGCCTACTACCGGGCCAAGGCCCTCCAGGAGGACATCCTCAAGGCCGGTCCCGTTCCGTACTCGATCGTCCGCGCCACCCAGTTCTTCGAGTTCATCGACTCGATCCTCTCGTGGACCGCCGACGAGAACACCGTGCGCCTGCCCAGCGCTCCCCTGCAGCCCATCGCCGCGGCCGACGTCGCGCAGGCCGTCGCCGACGTGAGCATGGGCACGCCCCTTCAGGGCATCCGCAACATCGCCGGCCCCGACGTCTTCGGACTCGACGAGCTGGGGCGGATCACTCTCGCCGCCCGCGGTGACCAGCGCACCGTCACCACCGATGACAGCGCCGGCATGTTCGCCGCCGCCCCCAGCGACGTCCTCATCGCCTCCGACGGCGCCGTCATCGCGCCC